A genomic stretch from Candidatus Hydrogenisulfobacillus filiaventi includes:
- a CDS encoding PAS domain-containing sensor histidine kinase, giving the protein MTGAAVNASDHKPGLSPYVPVGLVALMGLGMVLERTPHGLLKAGLVLVAALWWAYRETRLQLEARRNLADTVAQLNETVERWASGDLRARVYLDHEDPLDPLAHGMNRVAEVLEERTADLKEDKERLETILGSMANGIIIFNHGLTITLINRAALLLFRIPDPNVTGRHLLEVIRDVTLEDDLTAVTRRGQTVVREWSPREDESVTVELTIAPLKQPVGGLGAVLVARDISAQKEVDRMRADFVANVSHELQTPLTIIRGFTETLLDEQDPLAARRFIGLIHDEANRMSRLVDDLLTLSRIEHRSLPVRREPVDLTELIEGLAAKLGPRMQAAGLSFSQELPARLPPVCGDPDLLAEVFLNLVTNAIQYTPRGGRITVGGQAVAGEVAVSVRDTGIGIPAQDLPRIFERFYRVDRARSRASGGTGLGLAIVKHIVEIHRGRVEVSSTVGQGTTFVVWLPEECDGGVTH; this is encoded by the coding sequence GTGACGGGCGCGGCTGTGAATGCAAGCGACCATAAACCGGGGCTTTCCCCCTACGTGCCGGTGGGCCTGGTGGCCCTGATGGGGCTGGGTATGGTGCTGGAGCGGACGCCGCACGGGCTGCTCAAGGCCGGCCTGGTGCTGGTGGCGGCCCTGTGGTGGGCCTACCGCGAGACGCGGCTGCAGCTGGAGGCCCGGCGCAACCTGGCCGATACCGTGGCCCAGCTCAACGAGACGGTGGAACGCTGGGCCTCCGGGGACCTGCGCGCGCGGGTCTACCTGGACCATGAGGACCCGCTCGACCCCTTGGCCCATGGCATGAACCGGGTGGCTGAGGTGCTGGAGGAGCGCACGGCCGACCTCAAGGAGGATAAGGAGCGCCTGGAGACCATCCTGGGCTCCATGGCCAACGGCATCATCATCTTCAACCATGGGCTGACCATCACCCTCATCAACCGGGCCGCCCTGCTGCTGTTCCGCATCCCGGACCCCAACGTGACCGGCCGTCATCTCTTGGAGGTCATCCGCGACGTGACCCTGGAGGACGACCTTACCGCCGTGACCCGCCGCGGGCAGACGGTGGTGCGGGAATGGAGCCCGCGGGAGGACGAATCCGTGACCGTGGAGCTAACCATTGCCCCCTTGAAGCAGCCGGTGGGCGGCCTGGGCGCGGTCCTGGTCGCGCGGGACATCTCCGCTCAGAAGGAGGTGGACCGCATGCGCGCCGATTTCGTGGCCAACGTCTCCCATGAGCTGCAGACCCCACTGACCATCATCCGTGGTTTCACCGAGACCCTGCTGGATGAGCAGGACCCCCTCGCCGCCCGCCGTTTCATCGGGCTAATTCACGATGAAGCCAACCGCATGAGCCGGCTGGTGGACGACCTGCTGACCCTTTCCCGCATTGAACACCGGAGCCTGCCCGTGCGCCGGGAGCCGGTGGACCTGACTGAGCTCATCGAGGGCCTGGCGGCCAAGCTGGGGCCGCGCATGCAGGCCGCCGGGCTTAGCTTCTCCCAGGAGCTGCCGGCACGGCTGCCGCCGGTGTGCGGGGACCCCGACCTGCTGGCGGAGGTGTTCCTCAACCTGGTCACCAACGCCATCCAGTACACCCCGCGGGGGGGCCGCATTACGGTTGGCGGCCAGGCGGTGGCGGGGGAGGTTGCGGTCAGCGTGCGGGACACCGGCATCGGGATCCCCGCCCAGGATCTGCCCCGCATCTTTGAGCGCTTCTACCGGGTGGACCGCGCGCGGTCGCGGGCTTCCGGCGGCACCGGGCTGGGGTTGGCCATCGTCAAGCACATCGTGGAGATTCACCGCGGCCGGGTGGAGGTCTCCAGCACGGTGGGACAGGGCACCACCTTTGTGGTCTGGCTGCCGGAGGAATGCGACGGTGGCGTGACACACTAG
- a CDS encoding conserved protein of unknown function (Evidence 4 : Unknown function but conserved in other organisms) codes for MEIFGLVGPSGTGKSHRASFVAHHLGIDTILDDGLLIQGPRIVAGRSAKREATRLGAVRRAVLSDPRHAAELRAALDRLAPARLLVLGTSSSMIETILRRLGLEGVPWELIPIESIATPEEIRTARNVRRRFGKHVIPAPTFEVQKSFSGYLVDPLRFIFRQRGRRVTVEKSVVRPTFSSLGHFYIAEEVLVAIAERAAAGAPGVERVAHVAVQARPEGVWLTVEVVPAAGGRGPAWVFRTLEAAQRAVVDAVEAGTGLGVLAVDVRARRLGCAAPAAGQAGDREGATRDGGRAGAGGR; via the coding sequence GTGGAGATCTTCGGGCTGGTAGGCCCCAGCGGCACCGGCAAGAGCCACCGCGCGTCCTTTGTGGCGCATCACCTCGGCATTGACACCATTTTGGACGACGGGCTTCTCATCCAGGGCCCGCGCATTGTGGCCGGCCGTTCCGCCAAGCGCGAGGCCACCCGCCTGGGAGCGGTGCGGCGGGCGGTGCTCAGCGATCCTCGCCACGCCGCCGAGCTGCGGGCGGCCCTGGATCGTCTGGCGCCCGCCCGGCTGCTGGTGCTGGGCACATCGTCGTCCATGATTGAGACCATCCTGCGGCGGCTGGGCCTGGAAGGGGTGCCGTGGGAGCTCATTCCCATCGAGAGCATCGCCACCCCCGAGGAGATCCGGACCGCCCGCAATGTACGGCGGCGCTTCGGCAAGCATGTGATCCCTGCCCCTACCTTCGAGGTACAGAAGTCCTTTTCCGGTTATCTGGTCGATCCGCTGCGCTTCATCTTCCGGCAGCGGGGCCGGCGGGTGACGGTGGAGAAGTCGGTGGTCCGGCCTACCTTCTCCTCCTTGGGCCATTTCTACATCGCCGAGGAGGTGCTGGTGGCCATCGCGGAACGGGCGGCAGCGGGGGCCCCGGGGGTGGAGCGGGTGGCCCATGTGGCGGTGCAGGCCCGTCCGGAGGGGGTGTGGCTGACGGTGGAAGTGGTCCCGGCGGCCGGCGGCCGGGGGCCGGCCTGGGTCTTCCGGACTCTGGAGGCAGCCCAGCGGGCGGTGGTGGACGCGGTGGAGGCCGGGACCGGCCTGGGGGTGCTGGCGGTGGACGTGCGGGCCCGGCGGCTGGGCTGTGCCGCCCCCGCCGCCGGGCAGGCGGGCGACCGGGAGGGAGCGACCCGAGATGGCGGGAGAGCGGGTGCTGGTGGTCGATGA
- a CDS encoding Amino acid permease — protein sequence MSSHVKRPIRTRMYSRAFGSGHPPASRAVRKIGQTGLTLTLIGGIMGSGLFLASGQAIRLAGPAIALSYLLGVTIMAIEVAALAEMSAADPVRGSFLAYARRTLGPGLAFVGGWVFWFSSILNIAAEGTAGALFTRLWFPAVPVWIFSVGYALLVVGINFLTVKGFAGVESGMSLTKVMATAVFVVAGLAAAAGLLPAPSRRGWALWTASPAFLPRGLAGVAGAMVLVMFSMSGTGVLGLAAPNVKKPEGTIAATIRNTVIAIYVLYVGSALAITGILPWHRVPIAESPFTAALRVLPWGWAASLFNLVILLAVLSAMNAGLFATDRVLATLGRIHDAPAVVARESHGIPRVANAVTGVLLVLVSGLAYFLPKTAYLYLVTATGFQALFVWILIMVTQIYYRPRLLRQGVHVEFRVPGYPWLSWVGVVLMVGVIATAPLAPHELIALGIGAGATVLFALAYLPVRRARAHSSP from the coding sequence ATGAGCAGCCATGTAAAGCGGCCCATCCGCACCCGGATGTACAGCCGGGCCTTCGGGTCCGGCCATCCGCCCGCGAGCCGGGCGGTCCGTAAGATTGGACAGACCGGTCTGACCCTGACCCTCATCGGGGGCATCATGGGGTCCGGTCTGTTCCTGGCTAGCGGCCAGGCCATCCGGCTGGCCGGCCCCGCCATCGCCCTTTCGTATCTGCTGGGTGTGACCATTATGGCCATCGAGGTGGCAGCCCTGGCTGAAATGTCGGCGGCCGACCCGGTGCGGGGTTCTTTCCTGGCCTATGCCCGTCGCACGTTAGGGCCGGGACTCGCCTTCGTCGGGGGGTGGGTGTTCTGGTTTTCCAGCATTCTGAACATTGCCGCTGAGGGGACCGCCGGCGCCCTGTTCACCCGGCTCTGGTTCCCGGCGGTGCCGGTCTGGATTTTCAGCGTCGGCTATGCGCTGCTGGTGGTGGGCATCAATTTCCTGACCGTCAAAGGTTTCGCCGGGGTGGAGTCGGGAATGTCGCTCACCAAGGTGATGGCGACGGCCGTGTTTGTGGTGGCCGGGCTGGCGGCCGCGGCCGGCCTGCTGCCGGCGCCGTCCCGGCGGGGCTGGGCGCTGTGGACCGCCTCCCCCGCCTTTCTCCCCCGCGGGCTGGCAGGGGTGGCGGGCGCCATGGTACTGGTGATGTTCTCCATGTCCGGTACCGGGGTGCTGGGTCTGGCGGCCCCCAATGTGAAGAAGCCGGAGGGGACAATCGCCGCCACCATCCGCAACACGGTCATCGCCATTTATGTCCTCTATGTAGGCTCCGCCCTGGCCATCACCGGCATTCTGCCCTGGCACCGGGTACCCATTGCCGAGAGCCCGTTTACCGCCGCCCTGCGCGTCCTCCCCTGGGGATGGGCGGCCAGCCTCTTTAACCTGGTCATCCTGCTGGCGGTGCTGTCGGCCATGAATGCCGGCCTTTTTGCCACCGACCGCGTCTTGGCCACGCTGGGGCGCATCCACGACGCCCCGGCGGTGGTGGCCCGGGAGTCGCACGGCATCCCGCGGGTGGCCAACGCCGTGACGGGTGTCCTCCTGGTCCTGGTGAGCGGTCTGGCCTACTTCCTGCCCAAGACGGCCTACCTCTACCTGGTGACCGCCACCGGTTTCCAGGCCCTTTTCGTCTGGATCCTGATCATGGTGACCCAGATTTATTATCGGCCGCGCCTGCTGCGGCAAGGGGTGCATGTCGAGTTCCGTGTGCCGGGCTATCCCTGGTTGTCCTGGGTGGGGGTGGTGCTGATGGTGGGGGTCATCGCCACTGCCCCCCTCGCTCCCCACGAGCTCATCGCCCTCGGTATCGGGGCGGGGGCAACCGTCCTGTTTGCCCTCGCCTACCTGCCGGTGCGCCGGGCGCGGGCTCACTCCTCCCCGTAA
- a CDS encoding AB hydrolase-1 domain-containing protein, whose amino-acid sequence MGGRVRVRIGEAAGDLAVSWRPGRGGPGVILVHGMGASRHIFRRLLADPGLLPGPAAALDLPGFGDSFALPRRQVLEDYVAAVTAVADAAGWRRPLLVGHSFGGMVAARALADRPGRFAGAVLISPAGFIEPENVFEPSPREWWNRVLIWWTGTAWMGARIVRFLGVDPHQLDPADRRALQEGWRRAREMARMGRFYRTPDLLEQVLASGRPVVVLHGTADPIFPWPAMARRLEGRLDLIPLPGLGHLPFLQDPDRFDPPFGQAVRTLARRV is encoded by the coding sequence ATGGGCGGCAGGGTGCGGGTGCGCATCGGGGAGGCGGCGGGCGACCTGGCCGTGAGCTGGCGGCCGGGGCGCGGGGGACCGGGGGTCATCCTGGTACACGGCATGGGGGCCAGCCGGCACATCTTCCGCCGCCTGCTGGCGGATCCCGGCCTGCTGCCGGGTCCGGCGGCTGCCCTGGACCTGCCCGGTTTCGGGGATTCCTTTGCCCTGCCCCGCCGGCAGGTGCTGGAGGACTATGTAGCGGCGGTGACGGCGGTGGCGGACGCGGCCGGGTGGCGCCGCCCGCTGCTGGTCGGCCATTCCTTCGGGGGGATGGTGGCGGCCCGGGCCCTAGCGGACCGGCCCGGCCGCTTCGCGGGCGCGGTCCTGATTAGCCCGGCCGGCTTTATTGAGCCGGAGAACGTCTTCGAACCTTCGCCGCGGGAATGGTGGAACCGGGTGCTCATCTGGTGGACCGGCACCGCCTGGATGGGAGCCCGGATCGTGCGTTTCCTGGGGGTGGATCCCCACCAGCTTGACCCAGCCGACCGGCGGGCCCTGCAGGAGGGCTGGAGGAGGGCGCGGGAGATGGCCCGCATGGGCCGTTTCTACCGCACGCCGGACCTGCTGGAGCAGGTACTGGCCAGCGGCCGCCCGGTGGTCGTCCTGCACGGGACCGCCGATCCGATCTTTCCCTGGCCGGCCATGGCCCGCCGTCTGGAAGGCAGGCTTGACCTCATTCCCCTGCCGGGGCTGGGCCACCTGCCCTTTCTACAGGATCCGGACCGCTTTGACCCCCCCTTCGGACAGGCCGTGCGCACCTTGGCCAGGCGGGTATAG
- a CDS encoding conserved protein of unknown function (Evidence 4 : Unknown function but conserved in other organisms) — translation MNPIYAQVLYEYANPGQTRRRSLIARLERMTGRRQFLYITPLDAPGAFVSATDVPAVVTALQSLPLGAPLDLVLNTPGGSPDAADQIMRLLRRSHPQVRVVVPNAAKSAGTLMALAADSVVMGPPSQLGPIDPQVLYPPLGLYVPAHAVVDSYRQFVDAVNLKGRLEPADYLMAQRFDQALINVCEKAIADAESLAESWLTRYMLKDQPTRARETARILARNRQSHSMAIGIDEARELALTVEALDDSSRLWRLYWELFLHAETFLRKSGHIKLFETRTTTLALRSELPQPHAAAPPTAPANPHGAESAPAGYGEE, via the coding sequence ATGAATCCCATTTATGCCCAGGTCCTCTATGAATACGCCAATCCCGGCCAGACCCGCCGCCGTAGTCTCATTGCCCGCCTGGAACGGATGACCGGGCGGCGCCAGTTCCTGTACATCACCCCGCTGGATGCCCCCGGGGCCTTTGTCTCCGCCACCGATGTGCCAGCGGTGGTGACCGCCCTGCAATCCCTCCCCCTGGGCGCCCCTCTCGACCTGGTGCTCAACACCCCCGGCGGGTCCCCTGACGCCGCCGACCAGATCATGCGCCTGCTGCGCCGCAGCCACCCGCAGGTGCGGGTAGTGGTGCCCAACGCTGCCAAGAGTGCAGGTACGTTGATGGCCCTGGCCGCGGACAGCGTGGTTATGGGCCCGCCTTCCCAGCTGGGGCCGATTGACCCCCAGGTGCTGTACCCGCCTCTAGGGCTGTACGTACCGGCCCATGCGGTGGTCGACAGCTACCGCCAGTTCGTGGATGCGGTCAACCTGAAAGGGCGGTTGGAACCGGCCGACTACCTTATGGCCCAACGGTTCGACCAGGCCCTCATCAATGTCTGCGAGAAGGCCATCGCCGACGCGGAGAGCCTGGCGGAAAGCTGGCTGACCCGCTATATGCTCAAGGACCAGCCGACGCGGGCCCGAGAGACGGCCCGGATCCTGGCCCGCAACCGACAGTCCCACAGCATGGCCATCGGCATCGACGAAGCCCGGGAGCTGGCCCTGACTGTAGAGGCCCTGGATGACAGCAGCCGCCTGTGGCGGCTGTATTGGGAACTGTTCCTGCACGCGGAAACCTTCCTGCGCAAGAGCGGGCACATCAAGCTGTTCGAAACCCGCACCACCACCCTGGCCCTGCGCAGTGAACTCCCCCAACCGCATGCGGCAGCGCCGCCCACCGCTCCCGCCAATCCCCACGGGGCGGAGTCGGCCCCGGCCGGTTACGGGGAGGAGTGA
- a CDS encoding membrane protein of unknown function (Evidence 5 : Unknown function), whose product MQQAPRPACRRAPPAAGLGGASIFALPGPLVHWELSGILQGSGEAGPTGTGWGPLAATFAAVFAAELPDKTSWVAIGLAAGRPGRQRAVWAGAVAAFGLQTALALAAGRLLTALPAGLPGLAAGLVFLLFGLHFLRPGQEDRPAPRPGPAALQAFLLVGLAEFGDLTQALTVAAVVRYPHAAWAVGLGAWAGLAAAAAVSVWGGGALARRLPEGLFHRLAAVVFLAAGTWLLGRWVRDRLW is encoded by the coding sequence TTGCAGCAGGCTCCGCGCCCGGCCTGCCGCCGGGCACCGCCGGCGGCCGGCCTGGGCGGTGCCTCCATCTTCGCGCTTCCGGGGCCTTTGGTACACTGGGAATTGTCCGGCATTCTGCAGGGTAGTGGGGAGGCGGGACCGACGGGCACAGGATGGGGACCGCTGGCGGCGACCTTCGCGGCGGTGTTTGCGGCCGAACTGCCGGACAAGACCTCCTGGGTCGCCATCGGCCTGGCTGCGGGCCGTCCCGGGCGTCAACGGGCCGTTTGGGCGGGAGCGGTAGCCGCCTTCGGGCTGCAGACGGCCCTGGCCCTGGCGGCGGGGCGGCTGCTGACCGCCCTGCCCGCGGGGCTGCCTGGTCTGGCCGCGGGGCTGGTCTTCCTGCTCTTCGGTCTGCACTTCCTCCGCCCGGGTCAGGAGGATCGTCCCGCGCCGCGGCCCGGGCCTGCGGCCTTGCAGGCCTTCCTCCTGGTAGGTCTGGCCGAATTCGGGGACCTCACCCAGGCCCTGACGGTGGCGGCCGTGGTGCGCTACCCGCATGCCGCGTGGGCGGTGGGTCTAGGCGCCTGGGCGGGCCTGGCCGCGGCCGCAGCGGTATCGGTCTGGGGCGGAGGCGCGCTGGCACGCCGGCTGCCGGAGGGGCTCTTCCACCGCCTGGCGGCGGTGGTGTTTCTGGCGGCGGGGACCTGGCTGCTGGGGCGTTGGGTCCGGGATCGGCTATGGTAA
- a CDS encoding Phosphate transport system permease protein PstC (TC 3.A.1.7.1), with protein sequence METGPERRAHNRNLVMESLQADLFTMATALLVVLAVGILVRLGLPAAALLARQGPVTVLAGRVWDPVAGRYGLLPFLWGSAVVTAIALGVAVPLGGATAVTVTRILEPSWRGPARSLLTAFMAVPSVIYGWWGLGVVVPAVRALTGGPGFSLLAAGLTVGIMVLPTFALLAAEALAAVPDTWVQASLALGATGDQTLLRLVLPAAGAGLRQALALATARALGETLAVQMVVGGQTTFSWNPLHPGATLTSQILTDMVALPVGTPGHAALDVMAVVLLGLMWAAARAVGSRTPPPG encoded by the coding sequence GTGGAGACCGGCCCCGAGCGCCGGGCGCACAACCGCAACCTGGTGATGGAGAGCCTGCAGGCGGATCTCTTCACCATGGCCACTGCCCTGCTGGTGGTGCTGGCGGTGGGGATCCTGGTGCGCCTGGGGCTGCCCGCCGCCGCCCTGCTGGCCCGCCAGGGTCCGGTGACCGTCCTGGCCGGGCGGGTCTGGGACCCGGTGGCGGGCCGCTACGGCCTGCTACCCTTTCTCTGGGGATCGGCGGTGGTGACGGCCATCGCCCTGGGGGTGGCGGTGCCCCTGGGGGGCGCCACGGCGGTGACGGTGACCCGCATCCTCGAACCCTCCTGGCGGGGGCCGGCCCGCTCCCTGCTCACCGCCTTCATGGCGGTGCCATCGGTCATTTACGGCTGGTGGGGGCTCGGGGTGGTGGTGCCGGCGGTGCGGGCCCTGACCGGCGGGCCGGGCTTCAGTCTGCTAGCGGCCGGCCTGACGGTCGGGATCATGGTGCTGCCGACGTTCGCCCTGCTGGCGGCGGAGGCGCTGGCGGCGGTGCCCGATACCTGGGTGCAGGCCTCGCTGGCCCTGGGGGCGACCGGGGACCAGACCTTGTTGCGGCTGGTGCTGCCGGCGGCGGGAGCGGGCCTGCGCCAGGCGCTGGCCCTGGCCACGGCCCGGGCCCTGGGCGAAACCCTGGCCGTGCAGATGGTGGTGGGCGGGCAGACCACTTTCAGCTGGAATCCTCTACACCCGGGGGCCACCCTCACCAGCCAGATCCTGACCGACATGGTGGCCCTGCCGGTGGGGACGCCCGGGCATGCCGCCCTGGACGTGATGGCAGTGGTCCTGCTGGGTCTGATGTGGGCGGCAGCGCGCGCGGTGGGGTCCCGTACCCCGCCGCCCGGTTAG
- a CDS encoding protein of unknown function (Evidence 5 : Unknown function): MRSGVWRLLLAAALLGLPPSGPRPQVLRVMGATSLVPYLQAVIPAFERQRPGVRVSLSAGGSFAGLEAVRRGQVEAGLSDLPVPEGPAWRGLRALPLGCLAVVPIVHPRLGLRRLSAGQLAAVLEGRVRNWREVGGPDLPVVVVVRPRASGARAVLEEGLHLRGFSPRAVVQLSNGAVARTVQETPGAVGFVEAPFVRPGVQVLDVGPYHYGGDGPWPFQARLALVARRPVAPEVAELAAFAASWPGRAAYGIRACPPSSGGTGRGGEPYHRGDRPRAPGAQPQPGDGEPAGGSLHHGHCPAGGAGGGDPGAPGAARRRPAGPPGSGDRPGRAGLGPGGGPLRPATLSLGIGGGDGHRPGGGGAPGGRHGGDGDPHPRTLLAGAGPLPAHRLHGGAIGHLRLVGARGGGAGGAGPDRRAGLQSASGRPDGRDHGAADVRPAGGGGAGGGARYLGAGLAGPGGDRGPDLVAAGAAGGGSGPAPGAGPGHGPGPGRNPGRADGGGRADHFQLESSTPGGHPHQPDPDRHGGPAGGDARACRPGRDGSGPAGSDVGGSARGGVPYPAARLAGGTGAG, encoded by the coding sequence ATGCGATCCGGAGTGTGGCGTCTCCTGCTGGCGGCAGCCCTGCTGGGCCTGCCGCCGTCCGGCCCCCGCCCGCAGGTGCTGCGGGTGATGGGGGCAACTTCCCTGGTGCCCTACCTGCAGGCTGTCATCCCCGCCTTTGAGCGGCAGCGGCCGGGGGTGCGGGTGAGCCTGTCCGCCGGCGGATCCTTCGCGGGCCTGGAGGCCGTCCGCCGCGGTCAGGTGGAAGCCGGCCTCAGCGACCTGCCCGTGCCCGAGGGGCCTGCCTGGCGGGGGCTGCGCGCGTTGCCCCTCGGCTGTCTGGCGGTGGTGCCCATCGTCCATCCCCGCCTCGGCCTTCGGCGGCTGTCCGCCGGGCAGCTGGCGGCGGTGCTGGAGGGACGGGTGCGCAACTGGCGGGAGGTCGGGGGTCCCGATCTGCCGGTAGTGGTGGTGGTGCGGCCGCGGGCATCCGGGGCGCGGGCGGTGCTGGAAGAGGGCCTGCACTTGCGGGGGTTCAGCCCGCGGGCGGTGGTGCAGCTGTCCAACGGGGCGGTGGCGCGCACGGTGCAGGAGACCCCGGGGGCGGTGGGCTTTGTGGAGGCGCCCTTTGTGCGTCCGGGGGTGCAGGTTCTGGACGTGGGCCCGTATCATTATGGAGGGGACGGGCCGTGGCCCTTTCAGGCCCGCCTCGCCCTGGTGGCGCGCCGGCCGGTGGCGCCGGAGGTGGCGGAGCTGGCGGCCTTCGCCGCGTCCTGGCCGGGGCGTGCCGCCTACGGCATCCGGGCCTGCCCGCCGTCCAGCGGCGGGACGGGCCGAGGGGGGGAGCCCTATCACCGTGGAGACCGGCCCCGAGCGCCGGGCGCACAACCGCAACCTGGTGATGGAGAGCCTGCAGGCGGATCTCTTCACCATGGCCACTGCCCTGCTGGTGGTGCTGGCGGTGGGGATCCTGGTGCGCCTGGGGCTGCCCGCCGCCGCCCTGCTGGCCCGCCAGGGTCCGGTGACCGTCCTGGCCGGGCGGGTCTGGGACCCGGTGGCGGGCCGCTACGGCCTGCTACCCTTTCTCTGGGGATCGGCGGTGGTGACGGCCATCGCCCTGGGGGTGGCGGTGCCCCTGGGGGGCGCCACGGCGGTGACGGTGACCCGCATCCTCGAACCCTCCTGGCGGGGGCCGGCCCGCTCCCTGCTCACCGCCTTCATGGCGGTGCCATCGGTCATTTACGGCTGGTGGGGGCTCGGGGTGGTGGTGCCGGCGGTGCGGGCCCTGACCGGCGGGCCGGGCTTCAGTCTGCTAGCGGCCGGCCTGACGGTCGGGATCATGGTGCTGCCGACGTTCGCCCTGCTGGCGGCGGAGGCGCTGGCGGCGGTGCCCGATACCTGGGTGCAGGCCTCGCTGGCCCTGGGGGCGACCGGGGACCAGACCTTGTTGCGGCTGGTGCTGCCGGCGGCGGGAGCGGGCCTGCGCCAGGCGCTGGCCCTGGCCACGGCCCGGGCCCTGGGCGAAACCCTGGCCGTGCAGATGGTGGTGGGCGGGCAGACCACTTTCAGCTGGAATCCTCTACACCCGGGGGCCACCCTCACCAGCCAGATCCTGACCGACATGGTGGCCCTGCCGGTGGGGACGCCCGGGCATGCCGCCCTGGACGTGATGGCAGTGGTCCTGCTGGGTCTGATGTGGGCGGCAGCGCGCGCGGTGGGGTCCCGTACCCCGCCGCCCGGTTAGCGGGGGGAACGGGGGCAGGATGA
- the phoP gene encoding two-component response regulator (Evidence 2a : Function from experimental evidences in other organisms; PubMedId : 14762014, 14973033, 15205429, 16030210, 16452408, 16816204, 16980498, 17085571, 20487291, 22720735, 23145827, 25315493, 25355628, 30459743; Product type r : regulator) produces the protein MAGERVLVVDDEPAIVELVQYNLEREGFVVDTEADGPAALRRARSERPDLIILDVMLPGMSGLEVCRALRQEMDVPILMLTARKDEVDRVLGLELGADDYVTKPFSPRELVARVKAILRRSQKGREADAGGGAVGIRGLLVDPARRRVELDGQPVDLTFTEFELLQTLARNPGRAFSREELLSRVWGEDFFGDVRTVDVHIRHLREKLKEDPQNPRYLETVRGVGYRFKEG, from the coding sequence ATGGCGGGAGAGCGGGTGCTGGTGGTCGATGACGAACCGGCCATTGTGGAACTGGTGCAATACAATCTCGAGCGCGAAGGCTTCGTGGTAGATACGGAGGCGGACGGGCCCGCAGCCCTGCGCCGGGCGCGCAGCGAGCGGCCCGACCTGATCATCCTGGATGTGATGCTGCCGGGGATGTCGGGGCTGGAGGTCTGCCGGGCTCTGCGGCAGGAGATGGACGTGCCCATTCTCATGCTCACCGCCCGCAAGGACGAGGTGGACCGGGTCCTGGGGCTGGAACTGGGGGCGGACGACTACGTTACCAAACCCTTTTCGCCCCGGGAGCTGGTGGCGCGGGTGAAGGCCATCCTGCGCCGGAGCCAGAAGGGCCGGGAGGCGGATGCGGGCGGCGGGGCGGTGGGCATCCGCGGTCTCTTGGTGGATCCCGCCCGCCGGCGGGTGGAGCTGGACGGGCAGCCGGTCGACCTCACCTTTACCGAATTCGAGCTGTTGCAGACCCTGGCCCGCAATCCGGGCCGTGCCTTCAGCCGGGAGGAACTCCTGTCCCGGGTGTGGGGGGAGGACTTCTTCGGGGACGTGCGGACGGTGGACGTCCACATCCGGCACCTGCGGGAGAAGCTGAAGGAGGACCCCCAGAACCCCCGTTATCTGGAGACGGTCCGGGGAGTGGGCTACCGCTTCAAGGAGGGGTGA